From Tautonia plasticadhaerens, the proteins below share one genomic window:
- a CDS encoding DNA polymerase Y family protein, whose translation MRRQGPVGHVDADAFYVAAERVRYAHLAGMPVGVLGNQGACVIAKSYEMKATGVGTGMPIWDAMKLCPEGIYVKRDFRWYEVLSRLMLETMRELSPRVEYYSIDEFFFEAAKPPAGDYQDYAVLVRDRLMDRIRVPVTVGIARTRTLAKLISDTAKPFGALAILDKAAEESLLAARPVTDVTGIAGRREKRLLPWGIRTCLDLAKSDRRLIRGLLTASGEALWWELNGDPVIPINAERTPHKVISRGGSFGDPTDKPDVLWAWLVRNLERMVEELLYHRVLAGRVAVWVGYRDGHAGEGHATLEVPTDRFDVLLDTFRPCLRRAWVPRALASRMHLFAEDMRPHAPRQLGLFDGLDAEDAATAVKQAVNGRHGRIALRSAATLPLGPIYADRANGYDICDVRGKTCF comes from the coding sequence ATGCGGCGCCAAGGCCCGGTCGGACATGTCGACGCCGACGCGTTTTACGTCGCGGCGGAGCGGGTGCGGTACGCCCACCTGGCCGGGATGCCGGTCGGCGTCCTGGGGAATCAGGGCGCGTGCGTCATCGCCAAGAGCTACGAGATGAAGGCGACCGGCGTCGGCACTGGGATGCCGATCTGGGACGCGATGAAGCTCTGCCCCGAGGGGATCTACGTCAAGCGCGACTTCCGCTGGTACGAGGTGCTCTCGCGGCTGATGCTGGAGACGATGCGGGAGCTGTCGCCCCGCGTCGAGTATTACTCCATCGACGAGTTCTTCTTCGAGGCGGCGAAGCCCCCGGCGGGCGACTATCAGGATTACGCCGTCCTGGTCCGGGACCGGCTCATGGATCGCATCCGGGTCCCCGTGACCGTGGGCATCGCCCGGACCCGCACGCTCGCCAAGCTGATCAGCGACACCGCCAAGCCTTTCGGGGCGCTGGCCATCCTCGACAAGGCGGCGGAGGAGTCGCTGCTCGCGGCACGCCCGGTCACCGATGTGACGGGCATCGCGGGCAGGAGGGAGAAGCGGCTGCTGCCCTGGGGTATCCGCACCTGCCTCGACCTGGCGAAATCCGACCGGCGGCTGATCCGCGGCCTACTGACCGCCAGCGGCGAGGCGTTGTGGTGGGAATTGAACGGCGACCCCGTGATCCCGATCAATGCAGAACGGACGCCGCACAAGGTGATCTCACGCGGCGGCAGCTTCGGCGATCCGACCGACAAGCCGGACGTGCTCTGGGCCTGGCTGGTGCGGAACCTAGAGCGGATGGTCGAGGAGCTGCTCTACCACCGGGTGCTGGCCGGGCGCGTAGCGGTCTGGGTCGGCTACCGCGACGGGCATGCCGGGGAGGGTCACGCGACGCTCGAAGTGCCGACCGATCGCTTCGACGTGCTGCTCGACACCTTCCGTCCCTGCCTGCGGCGGGCGTGGGTGCCGAGGGCGCTGGCCTCCCGGATGCACCTGTTCGCGGAGGACATGCGGCCCCATGCGCCGCGCCAGCTCGGGCTGTTCGACGGGCTCGACGCCGAGGATGCGGCGACGGCCGTGAAGCAGGCCGTCAATGGCCGGCACGGTCGAATCGCGCTCAGGAGCGCCGCGACGCTGCCCCTGGGCCCGATCTACGCGGACCGGGCCAACGGGTATGACATCTGTGACGTGCGCGGGAAGACGTGCTTCTGA
- a CDS encoding amphi-Trp domain-containing protein — protein sequence MPARKAKPERDVAKAYPLSQFADKLRRLAEAVEGGQRFRIQVAGERVSIPPDAMISAEHERGEGGEEVEFQITWKSPVLPGKGEEGKRKPTAAKKPRAKQG from the coding sequence ATGCCCGCCCGCAAAGCCAAGCCCGAGCGCGACGTCGCAAAGGCCTACCCGCTCTCCCAGTTCGCCGACAAGCTCCGGAGGCTGGCCGAAGCCGTGGAAGGCGGCCAGCGGTTCCGCATCCAGGTGGCCGGAGAGCGGGTGTCGATCCCGCCCGACGCGATGATCAGCGCCGAGCACGAGCGCGGCGAGGGTGGGGAGGAGGTCGAGTTCCAGATTACCTGGAAGTCGCCGGTGTTGCCGGGGAAGGGCGAGGAGGGGAAGCGCAAGCCGACGGCCGCGAAGAAGCCTCGCGCCAAGCAAGGGTAG
- a CDS encoding FG-GAP repeat domain-containing protein, whose product MDFDADGTLDLISGSYDPGELYLFRGRGEGDFDPPEVIKDRDGRPILKVPDQKDRVESFGSWTTLVDWDYDSDLDILVGTFDGLIFLRRNQGTRAEPAYATANEWVKVGEKPLRLPGGEHANPVTCDWDGDGRWDIVAGAADGGVYWYRNAGRPGHPEFEAPVTLVAKHEGMGYSELLVPGRDPVPGIRAQIAVTDYDGDGELDVLLGDFGTYLHVRADLTPEEARAFEELREKEAEATKFLRDSMESLRAKYAEDMKGIPQSEWNTPENSAKWQEAYTAMRESPDYKRYTEEYERVQKEGLAYVDRTVAGMRLGDDPAVAHGYVWLFRRK is encoded by the coding sequence GTGGACTTCGACGCTGACGGCACGCTCGACCTCATCTCCGGCTCGTATGACCCCGGAGAACTGTATCTGTTCCGAGGGCGCGGCGAGGGCGATTTCGATCCCCCCGAAGTGATCAAGGACAGGGACGGCCGGCCGATCCTCAAGGTCCCCGACCAGAAGGATCGCGTCGAGTCGTTCGGCAGCTGGACGACGCTCGTCGACTGGGACTACGACAGCGACCTGGACATCCTCGTCGGCACCTTCGACGGCCTGATCTTCCTCCGGCGCAACCAAGGGACCCGCGCGGAGCCCGCCTATGCGACCGCCAACGAGTGGGTCAAGGTGGGCGAGAAGCCGCTGCGACTCCCCGGCGGCGAGCACGCCAACCCCGTGACCTGCGACTGGGACGGCGACGGGCGCTGGGACATCGTCGCGGGGGCCGCCGACGGCGGCGTCTACTGGTATCGCAACGCCGGCCGCCCCGGCCACCCGGAATTCGAGGCCCCGGTCACCCTGGTCGCGAAGCATGAGGGGATGGGCTACAGCGAGCTGCTGGTGCCCGGCCGGGACCCCGTGCCCGGCATCCGGGCCCAGATCGCCGTGACCGACTACGACGGCGACGGCGAGCTCGACGTCTTGCTCGGCGACTTCGGCACCTATCTCCACGTGCGGGCGGACCTGACGCCCGAGGAGGCGCGGGCCTTCGAGGAGCTACGCGAGAAGGAGGCCGAGGCGACGAAGTTCCTCCGCGACAGCATGGAATCGCTCCGCGCGAAGTATGCGGAGGACATGAAGGGCATCCCCCAGTCCGAGTGGAATACGCCCGAGAACTCGGCCAAGTGGCAGGAGGCGTATACGGCCATGCGGGAGTCGCCCGACTACAAGCGGTACACGGAGGAGTATGAGCGGGTCCAGAAGGAGGGGCTCGCCTACGTCGACCGGACGGTGGCGGGTATGCGGCTCGGGGACGACCCGGCCGTTGCCCACGGGTACGTCTGGCTCTTCCGCCGGAAGTAG
- a CDS encoding CRISPR-associated protein Cas4, translating into MGVYFLLIEETTGVRPPHGFIVTGNGERVKIENTEELRTWVLDVADQIRAARRQVDEAIPVNPRPAQCRSCGMREHCGQRRG; encoded by the coding sequence ATGGGCGTCTACTTCCTGCTGATCGAGGAGACGACCGGCGTCAGACCGCCGCACGGCTTCATCGTGACGGGAAATGGCGAGCGGGTGAAAATAGAGAATACGGAGGAGCTGCGTACTTGGGTGCTGGATGTGGCCGATCAGATTCGGGCGGCACGCAGGCAGGTGGACGAAGCGATCCCGGTGAATCCGCGGCCCGCCCAGTGCCGGTCGTGCGGGATGCGGGAGCATTGCGGACAGCGGAGGGGGTGA